One Streptomyces mobaraensis NBRC 13819 = DSM 40847 DNA segment encodes these proteins:
- a CDS encoding M1 family metallopeptidase: MNRTTEAAARSVPHRAPAAALVFALALVLALVTACDGGGGGGGGTPEEGGTGVGDPVFPTLGNSGYDVRHYGLTLDYRPDGNALRGDAVITARATKELSAFTLDLTGLKVTSTKVEGKPAKTSRSGTKLRVEPAHPLGKGREFRTEIAYQGRPKAVRDRDGSLEGWIETDHGAVGLGEPEGSMAWFPGNHHPSDKATYDFTVTVPKGFTAVANGEPKGSETVKGEGGNDRTTFRWHSGEPMASYVASVAVGEFKVTETTAPAGEGKGDVPVYIAYAGGEDEAAQHMKEMVPKVLAWEEKLFGPYPFGSSGAVIDRNPYITYPLETQTKPYYEKPPKDKIIVHELAHQWFGNSVTPRTWRDMWLNEGFAQYTEWMWEAQQQKGRTERQIFDAYYDGTDPESRGKDDETIWSFPPASPTAATISGRPVYGRGAMVLQKLRETVGDATFFDILRTWVRDHRYGNVGTDDFIRLCERKAGRDLGGLFDTWLFEEGKPDHR; this comes from the coding sequence ATGAACCGGACGACGGAAGCCGCTGCCCGCTCGGTGCCGCACCGGGCGCCGGCCGCCGCCCTCGTCTTCGCCCTCGCCCTCGTCCTCGCGCTCGTCACGGCCTGCGACGGCGGGGGCGGTGGGGGTGGCGGGACTCCGGAGGAGGGCGGGACGGGCGTCGGCGACCCGGTCTTCCCCACCCTCGGCAACAGTGGTTACGACGTACGGCACTACGGGCTGACCCTCGACTACCGGCCCGACGGCAACGCCCTCCGCGGCGACGCCGTCATCACCGCCCGCGCGACGAAGGAGCTGAGCGCGTTCACCCTCGACCTGACGGGCCTCAAGGTGACGTCCACCAAGGTCGAAGGGAAGCCCGCGAAGACCTCCCGCTCCGGCACCAAGCTCAGGGTCGAGCCGGCGCACCCGCTCGGCAAGGGCCGGGAGTTCCGCACGGAGATCGCCTACCAGGGCCGGCCGAAGGCCGTCCGCGACCGCGACGGTTCCCTGGAGGGCTGGATCGAGACGGACCACGGCGCGGTCGGACTCGGCGAGCCGGAGGGCTCGATGGCCTGGTTCCCGGGCAACCACCACCCGTCCGACAAGGCGACGTACGACTTCACCGTCACCGTCCCCAAGGGCTTCACCGCCGTCGCCAACGGCGAGCCGAAGGGCTCGGAGACGGTGAAGGGCGAGGGCGGGAACGACCGGACCACCTTCCGCTGGCACAGCGGTGAGCCGATGGCGAGCTATGTGGCGAGCGTCGCGGTCGGCGAGTTCAAGGTGACGGAGACGACGGCCCCGGCGGGCGAGGGCAAGGGCGATGTGCCGGTGTACATCGCCTACGCGGGCGGGGAGGACGAGGCCGCGCAGCACATGAAGGAGATGGTGCCCAAGGTGCTGGCGTGGGAGGAGAAGCTGTTCGGCCCGTACCCCTTCGGGTCGTCGGGCGCGGTCATCGACCGGAACCCGTACATCACCTATCCGCTGGAGACCCAGACCAAGCCGTACTACGAGAAGCCGCCGAAGGACAAGATCATCGTCCATGAGCTGGCCCACCAGTGGTTCGGCAACTCCGTCACCCCGCGCACCTGGCGCGACATGTGGCTCAACGAGGGCTTCGCCCAGTACACCGAGTGGATGTGGGAGGCGCAGCAGCAGAAGGGGCGCACGGAACGGCAGATCTTCGACGCCTACTACGACGGCACGGACCCGGAGAGCCGGGGCAAGGACGACGAGACCATCTGGTCCTTCCCGCCCGCCTCTCCCACCGCCGCGACGATATCCGGCCGGCCGGTGTACGGCCGGGGCGCGATGGTGCTGCAAAAGCTGCGCGAGACCGTCGGGGACGCCACCTTCTTCGACATCCTCCGCACCTGGGTGCGCGACCACCGCTACGGCAACGTCGGCACCGACGACTTCATCCGGCTGTGCGAGCGGAAGGCGGGCCGGGACCTGGGCGGCCTCTTCGACACCTGGCTCTTCGAGGAAGGCAAGCCGGACCACCGCTGA
- a CDS encoding TetR family transcriptional regulator encodes MGQKTADPRAASAPAAPLTQRQEARRRSILAATTRLASRGGFDAVQMREVAESSNVALGTLYRYFPSKIHLLVATMQDQLEQLHETLRKRPPTETDPAARVAGTLMRAFRAMQREPHLADAMVRALTFADRSVSAEVDAVSRLTTAIIVDAMDLPVPPGPEQLSVVRVIEHTWHSALITWLSGRASIAQVKIDIETVCGLIGRR; translated from the coding sequence GTGGGACAGAAGACCGCAGACCCGAGAGCCGCCTCCGCCCCGGCCGCGCCGCTGACCCAGCGTCAGGAGGCGCGCCGGCGCAGCATCCTCGCCGCCACCACCCGGCTGGCGAGCCGCGGCGGCTTCGACGCGGTGCAGATGCGCGAGGTGGCCGAATCGTCGAACGTCGCCCTGGGCACGCTCTACCGCTACTTCCCCTCCAAGATCCACCTGCTGGTCGCCACCATGCAGGACCAGTTGGAGCAGCTCCACGAGACGCTGCGCAAACGCCCGCCCACCGAGACCGACCCGGCCGCCCGCGTCGCCGGCACCCTGATGCGCGCCTTCCGCGCCATGCAGCGCGAGCCGCACCTCGCCGACGCCATGGTCCGCGCCCTGACCTTCGCCGACCGCTCGGTCAGCGCCGAGGTGGACGCGGTCTCCCGGCTGACCACGGCGATCATCGTGGACGCGATGGACCTGCCGGTACCGCCCGGCCCGGAACAGCTGTCGGTGGTCCGGGTGATCGAGCACACCTGGCACTCGGCCCTGATCACCTGGCTGTCGGGGCGGGCGTCCATCGCCCAGGTGAAGATCGACATCGAGACGGTGTGCGGATTGATCGGGAGGCGGTGA
- a CDS encoding glycosyltransferase family 4 protein, giving the protein MTAETAQAVGSRPLPAVSPAGDDAPLRIALLSYKGNPFCGGQGVYVRHLSRELARLGHSVEVIGAQPYPVLDEGVTLTELPSLDLYRQPDPFRTPKRGEYRDWVDALEVGTMWTGGFPEPLTFSLRARRHLAARRGDFDVVHDNQTLGYGLLADLGAPLVTTVHHPVTVDRRLELDAAGDDWKRRLSVRRWYGFTRMQERVARCLPSIVTVSGSSRQEIVDHLGVRPERVHVVPIGADTDLFSPDPSVPVIPGRIVTTSSADVPLKGLVHLVEALAKVRTENPDAHLVVVGRRADDGPVARAIETYGLEGAVEFVKGISDAELVNLVRGAQVACVPSLYEGFSLPAAEAMATGTPLVATTGGAIPEVAGADGETCLAVPPGDADALAGALKRLLGDGELRRRLGAAGRERVLARFTWRQAAIGTAERYRISIERAARARARARSGAGPLPVRTSRARP; this is encoded by the coding sequence GTGACCGCTGAGACCGCCCAGGCAGTCGGGTCACGTCCGCTCCCCGCGGTGTCCCCGGCCGGGGACGACGCGCCGCTGCGCATCGCGCTGCTGTCGTACAAGGGCAACCCGTTCTGCGGCGGCCAGGGCGTCTACGTCCGCCACCTCTCCCGCGAACTGGCCCGGCTCGGCCACTCCGTCGAGGTGATCGGCGCCCAGCCGTACCCCGTCCTGGACGAGGGCGTCACCCTCACCGAACTCCCCAGCCTGGACCTCTACCGGCAGCCCGACCCCTTCCGCACCCCCAAGCGCGGCGAGTACCGCGACTGGGTCGACGCGCTGGAGGTCGGCACCATGTGGACCGGCGGCTTCCCCGAGCCGCTGACCTTCTCGCTGCGCGCCCGGCGCCATCTGGCCGCCCGCCGCGGCGACTTCGACGTCGTCCACGACAACCAGACACTCGGCTACGGCCTCCTCGCCGACCTCGGCGCCCCGCTGGTCACCACCGTCCACCACCCGGTCACCGTGGACCGGCGGCTGGAACTGGACGCCGCGGGGGACGACTGGAAGCGCCGGCTCTCCGTCCGCCGCTGGTACGGCTTCACCCGCATGCAGGAGCGGGTGGCCCGCTGCCTGCCGTCGATCGTCACCGTCTCCGGCTCCTCCCGCCAGGAGATCGTCGACCACCTCGGGGTGCGCCCGGAGCGCGTCCACGTGGTGCCGATAGGCGCCGACACCGACCTCTTCTCACCCGACCCGTCCGTCCCCGTGATCCCCGGCCGGATCGTCACCACCTCCAGCGCCGACGTCCCGCTCAAGGGCCTGGTGCACCTGGTCGAGGCGCTGGCCAAGGTGCGCACGGAGAACCCGGACGCGCACCTCGTCGTCGTCGGCCGGCGCGCGGACGACGGGCCGGTCGCCCGGGCCATCGAGACGTACGGGCTGGAAGGCGCCGTGGAGTTCGTCAAGGGCATCAGCGACGCCGAGCTGGTGAACCTGGTGCGCGGCGCCCAGGTCGCCTGCGTGCCGTCGCTGTACGAGGGCTTCTCGCTGCCCGCCGCCGAGGCCATGGCCACCGGGACGCCGCTGGTGGCCACCACCGGCGGGGCGATCCCCGAGGTCGCCGGCGCCGACGGCGAGACCTGCCTCGCCGTTCCGCCGGGCGACGCCGACGCCCTCGCCGGCGCCCTGAAGCGGCTCCTCGGCGACGGGGAACTGCGCCGCCGCCTCGGCGCCGCGGGCCGGGAACGGGTGCTCGCCCGCTTCACCTGGCGGCAGGCGGCCATCGGGACCGCCGAACGCTACCGGATCTCGATCGAGCGGGCCGCCCGAGCGAGAGCCCGGGCCCGGAGCGGCGCGGGCCCGCTGCCCGTACGGACGTCCCGGGCCCGCCCGTAG
- a CDS encoding class I SAM-dependent methyltransferase → MLTVDFSRFPLAAGDRVLDLGCGAGRHAFECYRRGARVVALDRNADEIREVAKWFAAMKEAGEAPAGATATAMEGDALALPFPDDSFDVVIISEVMEHIPDDKGVLAEMVRVLKPGGRIAVTVPRYGPEKVCWALSDAYHEVEGGHIRIYKADELLRKMEEAGLKPYGTHHAHGLHSPYWWLKCAFGVDNDKALPVRAYHKLLVWDIMKKPAATRIAEQVLNPVIGKSFVAYATKPHLPADAATGTDAATGTEAATASAEDRA, encoded by the coding sequence GTGCTGACCGTCGATTTCTCCCGCTTCCCGCTCGCCGCCGGCGACCGCGTCCTCGACCTGGGCTGCGGTGCGGGCCGGCACGCCTTCGAGTGCTACCGGCGCGGCGCCCGGGTGGTCGCCCTCGACCGCAACGCGGACGAGATCCGCGAGGTCGCCAAGTGGTTCGCCGCCATGAAGGAGGCCGGCGAGGCCCCGGCCGGCGCCACCGCCACCGCCATGGAGGGCGACGCCCTGGCCCTGCCCTTCCCCGACGACAGCTTCGACGTCGTCATCATCTCCGAGGTCATGGAGCACATCCCCGACGACAAGGGCGTGCTCGCCGAGATGGTCCGCGTCCTCAAGCCGGGCGGCCGGATCGCCGTGACCGTGCCCCGCTACGGCCCCGAGAAGGTGTGCTGGGCGCTCAGCGACGCCTACCACGAGGTCGAGGGCGGCCACATCCGCATCTACAAGGCCGACGAGCTGCTGCGGAAGATGGAGGAGGCCGGGCTGAAGCCGTACGGCACCCACCACGCGCACGGCCTGCACAGCCCCTACTGGTGGCTCAAGTGCGCCTTCGGCGTCGACAACGACAAGGCGCTGCCCGTCCGCGCGTACCACAAGCTGCTGGTCTGGGACATCATGAAGAAGCCGGCGGCCACGCGCATCGCCGAGCAGGTCCTCAACCCGGTCATCGGCAAGAGCTTCGTCGCCTACGCCACCAAGCCGCACCTGCCGGCCGACGCGGCGACGGGAACCGACGCCGCGACGGGCACCGAGGCCGCCACCGCGTCCGCAGAGGACCGCGCGTGA